The nucleotide window GACATTTTGCAGATTCCAGCCTTCCTGTGCCGCCAGACCGATCTGTTGATCGCTGCTGCCAAGACCGGCGCGATCATCAATGTCAAGAAAGGCCAGTTCCTGGCACCGTGGGACATGAAGAATGTCGCCGCCAAGATCGTGGAGAGCGGCAATCCCAATGTCATGCTGACCGAGCGCGGCGCTTCCTTTGGTTATAACACGCTGGTATCGGACATGCGCGGTCTGCCGATCATGGCCCAGACTGGTGCTCCGGTCATTTTCGACGCCACCCATTCGGTGCAGCAGCCGGGTGGGCAGGGCGAAACCTCGGGCGGTCAGCGCGAATTTGTGCCGGTTCTGGCCAGAGCTGCCGTGGCCGTGGGCGTTGCCGGTGTGTTCATCGAGACCCACGAAGACCCGGACAAGGCGCCCAGCGATGGGCCGAACATGGTGCCCATCAAGGACCTGGAAGCTCTGTTGGCGCAGCTCCAGAAATTCGATGTTATCGCCAAGGCCTGATTTGTTTCGGTAACGGGTCGATGACCAGAGCTGAACAATTCGTGGCGTGAGAATTTGAAAAGAGCCGGGGCGGATGCTCCGGCTCTTTTCGTCCGGAAGGGGACTGTTGGTTGGCTGGGTGTATAGGTATTTGACCTGTGTCAGATTGCCGCAATCAAGGTTTCGGTTCTGGACTTGTAAGTAAAATTCCATATATACCCCTCGTGTACAAAACGGTGGCCGTCCGACAGGTGGCGGAGCGCCAGGGAATTTGAACGGAGGGAAGTCATGGCTGATGTAAAGTCTTCAGATACGAAATTGAGCAACATCCTGTTGTTCGGTATCATTTTGCTGCTGGCTGTCTGGGGATTTGCAATTGCCACATGGGGCTATGCGGCGATCATTTCGGTTGCGCTGTTCCTGACATTTTCTTCTCTTGTCAGTCTTGTATTCGTCACCAGAGGGTGACAGCCGTTCAGAACGGTGGTGAGGAAAAGGCGCCGGGCTTTCGCCCAGGCGCCTTTTTCATTGTCTGCGGCACGTGTTGGCTCAGGAGGCCCGATGGTGGGTGAGCGTGCCGCTTTCATCATCCCAGCGCCAGTGGTTGGCCGTGGTCAGTTCTGTTCCGCCCCACCAGCGATGCAGGGCGTTCTCGGCGATGTAATCTGCCTTGCCATCCAGCAGCTGCTTGCCGAAGTCGGTGATGTGCAGCTGTGAGGTGATGAATTCCTTGCGCTGGTCTCCGTCCTTGAAAATGCGTGGCTTGAAGTTCTGCGGCAGGCCCGTGAGGGCCGGGCGCGGGCAGAATTGCAGGCTGGAAAGGATCCTGAAGAAGCTCCAGTCTCCAAGGAACGCGGCTTCTTCCATGTTGAGTACCTGAGCAAACAGCATGCCGGGGCGGTTCACGCCGCGATTGAGACGATAGAGGATCTGGCGCTCGGTGCGGGAGAGACCATCCGGGCCGGGCAGTTCCTGCAACAGGCGCAACAGGGCCTGACCCATGAAGGGAAAGCCCGGAATGGGGGCTTTACGGATTTCGTTGATGGCTTCGGGGCTGCCGGAGACATAGGCCTTCCAGGTGCGCGAGGCAAAGGCGAACATGCGATCCAGCACCGGCAGCGACAACTCGGCGATCCCAGCCAGCTTGTCGACCGGTTGCATGCCCAGATAGGACGGAGACTGAACGATTGTCACATTGTTGATTCGATTGAAGCGGCTCAGCATGTCGAGCACCTGCAGGATTTGCAGTTGATCATAAAGGTCATGCTCGAACCAGAGCGCGATGCGGTCGAACTGCAGATGATTGCGCATCAGCTCCAGCCGCGCGGTCATGCCCTTCTGAATCTGCGCGCTGGTTATGACATGGCCGTCAGCCAGCGTTGCTGCGCGGATTTTGGCAAACAGCATGTCGTCCGCATCGGGCACCGGTCCTTCGTGCAACACATCGCGCCAGGGCAGAACCACATCACCGATCCCGGCTTGTTTGAGAAGGTCCGCGGCCTGATCGCCGTTGGTAATAATCAAGTCGGTCACGGAACACCCCTTCGATGCTTGTGAGAGCCAGCCAGATGTCTCTTCTGCAGGAGAGGCACCATGGTCGGGAATTGTGGTATTGTTTGCATTGTGAGCGGGTTTGGGAAGCACCTAAAGGTGCTTGTCCATAAAAAACGCACAATCGACTGTTAGCAATCGGCCCGAGATGGAACGATGCAATTAGAGCGAACGGAGTCAGCACATTTCGCCTTCCGGTCTCGATTTCATCGTTACACCTTCGCTAAAATGCACAGGGACGATTCGTAGGTCAAAAAAATGCGCACTATCGCTTAAGACTAAAGCCTAATTTTACACAGATCAAAGCGGTTCGGTGCAAATGGCTGTAATCGGACTGACAAAATGCTCCCCTAGGGTTCATTTGTGCATAAAAACGGTTTCTTGCTCTATGATTCTGTCAAAAATTTCGATAGATAAACGGGCATCTGACTTTAACCAAATTCATCCAAATTGAGGTACGATCATGACCGCAATTATTGACATCGTGGGTCGCGAGATCCTTGACAGCCGCGGCAACCCAACCGTCGAAGTGGACGTTATTCTTGAAGACGGCTCCATGGGTCGCGCAGCCGTTCCGTCGGGCGCGTCTACCGGCGTTCACGAAGCGCACGAACTGCGCGATGGCGAAGAACGTTATGGCGGCAAGGGTGTCCTGAAAGCTGTTGAAGCCGTCAATGATGAAATCTTTGACGCTCTGGTCGGTCTGGATGCAGAAAACCAGATCCAGCTTGACCAGGTCATGATTGAGCTTGACGGCACCGAAAACAAGGGTCGCATCGGCGCAAACGCCATTCTCGGCACCTCCATGGCTGTTGCCAAGGCTGCTGCTGCTGCCGCCGGTCTGCCGCTCTACCGCTACGTTGGCGGCATGAACGCTTGCACCCTGCCGGTTCCGATGATGAACATCATCAACGGTGGTGAGCATGCTGACAACCCGATCGACGTTCAGGAATTCATGATCATGCCGGTTGGTGCTGACAGCATCGCAGAAGCCGTTCGCATGGGTGCTGAAGTCTTCCACGCCCTGAAGAAGAACCTCTCCAAGGCTGGCCACAACACCGCTGTTGGCGACGAAGGCGGTTTTGCACCGAACCTGGAATCCACCAAGGCAGCTCTGGACTTCATCATGCAGTCCATCAAGGACGCTGGCTTCAAGCCGGGTGAAGACATCTACCTCGCTCTGGACTGCGCTTCCTCTGAATTCTATTCTGATGGCAAGTACAATCTCAAAGGCGAAGGCAAGGTTCTGGATGCAGCTGCTATGGCTGACTATCTTGCTGACCTGGTTGCCAACTATCCGATCATCTCCATCGAAGACGGCATGGCAGAAGACGATTGGGACGGTTGGAAACTGCTCACCGAAAAAATCGGTGACAAGTGCCAGCTGGTTGGCGACGACCTGTTCGTAACCAATACTGCTCGCCTCAAAGACGGCATCAAAATGGGCGTTGGCAACTCCATCCTCGTTAAGGTGAACCAGATCGGTTCCCTGACCGAGACCCTGGAAGCTGTTGAAATGGCTCACAAGGCATCCTATACCGCTGTGATGTCTCACCGCTCTGGTGAAACCGAGGACGCAACCATTGCCGACCTCGCTGTTGCCACCAACTGCGGCCAGATCAAAACCGGCTCCCTGTCCCGTTCTGACCGTCTGGCAAAATACAACCAGCTGATCCGTATCGAAGAAGAACTCGGCCCGATGGCTAAGTTTGCTGGCCGTTCTATCCTGAAGGGCTAAGATCGTCAGAGGTTGAATCTTAAGGGTTCATCTCAGGATTTTTGAGACCGGCGCACCTTTGCGGTGCGCCGGTTTTTATTTGTTTTGCAATAAGTTGGTTGCTGCGAATTGGTATTTACCCTAGGTTGTGTTTTTGTATTCGGGAGGGTTTAATTTGTGGTGGCGAAAGGACGGAGCGTTCAGTTCGCATTGATTGTTTTTATTTGATAGTCACTTTTCAACAAAGGGGTGGGACGGGTCATGAGCGGTTTCAAATGCGAGTTTCAATTGGTTGAGGCTCTGGGACATATTGTGCTCTGGATTTTTCTGAGCATCATCACATTGGGGTTCGCGGCTTTTCTTGCGCCCTATTATCTGACCAAGGCGCCGCTGAACCAGACCTATCTGGTTGACCGGCAGGGCGTTAAACTTGCTCGGGTTCATGTCGACTTCAACATCGGGCAGGTTATCGGCCATGCGGTGATCTGGTTTTTGCTTACAATTGTCACTCTGGGTATCGCTTATTTCTTCTACTGGTTTTCAGTTGTTCGGCAGTTGATCAATGCCTCGGTCTTTCTGCCCGTCGGCAAGCAGAATGTGCCCGCCGAATAATAGCTCTGGCAAATGGTGCCGGGGAGCGCACATCTTCCCCGGCTTTGCGGGCAGCCCTGTTATTCACGGCGTAAGCTCGGTCATGAATTGACCGACAAACCGGCGAATTTCCTCAAGATGGCTGAAGAGGGCGACATGCCCGGCGTTTTCCAGTGCAATCAGCTTTGCACTGGTGATGCTTTTCGCTGCCGTTTCTGCATGGTCAAAAGGAACAACGGCATCCTTTCTGCCGTGAATGATCTGTGTGGGGCATTGGATGGCGGAAAAGGGAATGGGTCTGCGCCGGGCAAACAACTTTGTGTCATTGATGGTTCCGGGAAGCCTCGCAGCCATCTCCTGAAACAGGCTTGATTGCAGGGCTTGCATCAGGAGCCATGCCTCCCTGTTGTGGACGGTTGCCCGCAACAGTTCGGGGTCTGGAATTGATCGGTGCGCCATCCGTTCCGGATTTTCTGTCGCCTTTCTCTGCATCCAGTTCACGAAGAATGTCGAACGGGCTACGAGCCTGAAGAGGGCTAGGCGCGCAAGGATGGTGCGTTTGACCGGCAGCCTTTTCGTGCAACAGGAAATGAGGATGAGGGCTTGACACCGCTCCGGATGTCGCGCGGCGAACTCAATCGCGGATGGGCCTCCGGCCGAGATGGCCAGCACGGTCGCTTGCTTCACGTCCAGCCGGTTGAGGAGGCTGGCAAGGAGATCGGCCTGCTCTGAGGGTGTTGTCCTGTTGTGCAGGGGAGTGCCGAGATAGCCCGGGCGGGAGACGGCGATGATCGTGAAAGGATGGTCCGATGTAATGGCTGCTTTGGCGAGGAGGGCGCCTTGATCCAGTCCGCCCATGCCGCCATGAATGGCCAAAAGGGTTGGTTCTGTGTGGGTTCCCTCGATGGCATATTCGATGGGGCCCAGGTCTGTCTGCATGATCTGGCGATCGTTCATGATGGATGGTCCGATGGGGGGCATGAGATTTGCTTTCCACTGATAGGCAAGCGGGCGCAAGCACCATGCTTCCCTGTCCAGACAAGGTTGGGCATGACGGCGCGGGCTGCTACGGAATAGTTCAGTAATGGGTCAGTGCTGCTGAGCTGTCTGGGTGCGCTTTTGCTTCATCAATGTCAGAAACGCACGGGCCGTGGCCGTTGGTGGCATCTCTTTGCGTCGATAGGCCGTTCCGTCCGGTGTGCGCGCGACAAAGCCGCCATCCACCAACGCTCTGCGCAGGAGGGCATGATCCTCAAAGCTGTTGCGTGCCTTGAGCAATGCGTTGACCTCACTTTCGGCGAGAGCCGCATTGGCGGGAAACAGTGACCATAGCCACCAAAGGCACAGGTTCCTCTGGGGCGGGCGGCTGGGCCAGCGCACCAGTCGGGCCTCTTCATCAATATGACGCAGGGTGTGCTCGATCAGGGCGTGATCGATGGGCTCAATGGTCTGTGTGGCGGTCAGGCGCTTTTCTGCGTCGTGATTGGCCTTGAAATGCTGATAGTTGCGGAAGCCAGCTGCGCGCGCCAGAATATTCAGCCATTCGACATGACTTGGAGGCATGTCTCCCTGACTTGCGGACTTCTTCAGGGACTTGGCGAGTTGAGAGATATCTTCAACCTGAAACGGTAGTGATGATTTGGTCATGACTTATCCTCGACATGTGCCGAATTCAGTAAGTCGTGGTCACTCTTGCGACATGGCACAGGATAAGTGTGGGTCCATGCGGTGTGACAGGTTTAGCTCTTCAGAGAAGTAGTGACGCCTTGGTGAACTGTCGACCGAGGTTGTGTTTAGCGCGAAAGATGTGTGATGGCAAGATGCAACACTCATCACAATTTGTCGCGACAGTCTTTGGCCGTTTGGAGATATATCGTTTTGATTCTCGGAGTTCAATACATATGCTCCGAGCCATTATATAACAGTTGAAATGAAATAATATGTTTCATTGCTTATGAAATATTATATATGGTTATAAAAATGGTTGTTATAATTATGAAAATTGCAAGGAGAGATAGGTGGGAGAGACTATGCCAAGTGAGCTACGAGGTCATTCGACCTGGTAAGAATAAGG belongs to uncultured Cohaesibacter sp. and includes:
- a CDS encoding alpha/beta hydrolase — translated: MNDRQIMQTDLGPIEYAIEGTHTEPTLLAIHGGMGGLDQGALLAKAAITSDHPFTIIAVSRPGYLGTPLHNRTTPSEQADLLASLLNRLDVKQATVLAISAGGPSAIEFAARHPERCQALILISCCTKRLPVKRTILARLALFRLVARSTFFVNWMQRKATENPERMAHRSIPDPELLRATVHNREAWLLMQALQSSLFQEMAARLPGTINDTKLFARRRPIPFSAIQCPTQIIHGRKDAVVPFDHAETAAKSITSAKLIALENAGHVALFSHLEEIRRFVGQFMTELTP
- a CDS encoding DUF2087 domain-containing protein: MTKSSLPFQVEDISQLAKSLKKSASQGDMPPSHVEWLNILARAAGFRNYQHFKANHDAEKRLTATQTIEPIDHALIEHTLRHIDEEARLVRWPSRPPQRNLCLWWLWSLFPANAALAESEVNALLKARNSFEDHALLRRALVDGGFVARTPDGTAYRRKEMPPTATARAFLTLMKQKRTQTAQQH
- the eno gene encoding phosphopyruvate hydratase — protein: MTAIIDIVGREILDSRGNPTVEVDVILEDGSMGRAAVPSGASTGVHEAHELRDGEERYGGKGVLKAVEAVNDEIFDALVGLDAENQIQLDQVMIELDGTENKGRIGANAILGTSMAVAKAAAAAAGLPLYRYVGGMNACTLPVPMMNIINGGEHADNPIDVQEFMIMPVGADSIAEAVRMGAEVFHALKKNLSKAGHNTAVGDEGGFAPNLESTKAALDFIMQSIKDAGFKPGEDIYLALDCASSEFYSDGKYNLKGEGKVLDAAAMADYLADLVANYPIISIEDGMAEDDWDGWKLLTEKIGDKCQLVGDDLFVTNTARLKDGIKMGVGNSILVKVNQIGSLTETLEAVEMAHKASYTAVMSHRSGETEDATIADLAVATNCGQIKTGSLSRSDRLAKYNQLIRIEEELGPMAKFAGRSILKG
- a CDS encoding DUF1835 domain-containing protein — protein: MTDLIITNGDQAADLLKQAGIGDVVLPWRDVLHEGPVPDADDMLFAKIRAATLADGHVITSAQIQKGMTARLELMRNHLQFDRIALWFEHDLYDQLQILQVLDMLSRFNRINNVTIVQSPSYLGMQPVDKLAGIAELSLPVLDRMFAFASRTWKAYVSGSPEAINEIRKAPIPGFPFMGQALLRLLQELPGPDGLSRTERQILYRLNRGVNRPGMLFAQVLNMEEAAFLGDWSFFRILSSLQFCPRPALTGLPQNFKPRIFKDGDQRKEFITSQLHITDFGKQLLDGKADYIAENALHRWWGGTELTTANHWRWDDESGTLTHHRAS
- a CDS encoding DUF6693 family protein, with translation MSGFKCEFQLVEALGHIVLWIFLSIITLGFAAFLAPYYLTKAPLNQTYLVDRQGVKLARVHVDFNIGQVIGHAVIWFLLTIVTLGIAYFFYWFSVVRQLINASVFLPVGKQNVPAE
- the kdsA gene encoding 3-deoxy-8-phosphooctulonate synthase: MTMTIPNRVVSAGSVQFGNHLPLSIMAGPCQMESRDHALEMAAALKEISDNLNIGIVYKSSFDKANRTSLKSARGIGLDKALPIFAEIKEKYGLPIVTDIHEPEQCAGVAEVVDILQIPAFLCRQTDLLIAAAKTGAIINVKKGQFLAPWDMKNVAAKIVESGNPNVMLTERGASFGYNTLVSDMRGLPIMAQTGAPVIFDATHSVQQPGGQGETSGGQREFVPVLARAAVAVGVAGVFIETHEDPDKAPSDGPNMVPIKDLEALLAQLQKFDVIAKA